One part of the Sesamum indicum cultivar Zhongzhi No. 13 unplaced genomic scaffold, S_indicum_v1.0 scaffold00148, whole genome shotgun sequence genome encodes these proteins:
- the LOC105179363 gene encoding uncharacterized protein LOC105179363 encodes MEESRENAAGPIESLESVQGHDSGSEHQGYAGTTDPAEADEWLRNTKTVLDKIECTSEQKLRYAVALLEKNALDWWETIPGSKNRPVTLTWNDFLKEFADKYTPPFYRNRKKVEFLELKQNELSVAEYELQFMRLSKYAPKEVSTDELRRDRFERGLRLEIREKIAIKPPSYGALLEAALRAEETSNERSSTEAKRKKMTDNLNPTPGQSGAISFKGFGSQRGWFRDRGVGQTSRSPSVFSSRDKGPARSFSGRFIPSCANCGRRHTSEC; translated from the exons ATGGAAGAGTCAAGAGAAAACGCTGCTGGCCCAATTGAGTCATTAGAGTCTGTGCAGGGTCATGATTCTGGATCAGAACATCAGGG GTATGCCGGTACAACTGACCCTGCTGAAGCAGATGAATGGTTGAGAAACACGAAAACGGTGTTGGACAAAATTGAGTGTACTTCTGAGCAAAAGTTGAGGTACGCAGTGGCCTTACTAGAGAAAAACGCATTAGATTGGTGGGAAACAATTCCAGGGAGCAAGAACCGACCTGTTACTCTGACGTGGAAtgactttttgaaagaatttgctgaCAAATATACTCCACCATTCTACAGAAACCGTAAGAAAGTTGAATTCCTTGAATTAAAGCAGAATGAGTTATCTGTTGCTGAATATGAACTACAATTTAtgagattgtcaaaatatgcccCAAAAGAAGTGAGTACCGatgaattgagaagagacagATTTGAAAGGGGGTTGAGACTTGAGATTCGGGAGAAAATAGCAATCAAACCTCCAAGTTATGGTGCGCTGCTGGAAGCGGCACTGAGGGCAGAAGAGACGTCAAATGAAAGGAGTTCTACTGAAGCTAAACGAAAGAAAATGACAGATAACCTAAATCCTACACCAGGACAAAGTGGAGCAATTTCCTTTAAAGGTTTTGGTTCACAGAGAGGTTGGTTTAGAGACCGAGGAGTGGGTCAAACTAGTAGGTCTCCTTCAGTGTTTTCGAGTAGAGACAAAGGTCCAGCCAGATCGTTTAGTGGAAGATTTATTCCCTCTTGTGCTAACTGCGGTAGGAGACACACTAGTGAATGTTGA
- the LOC105179364 gene encoding uncharacterized protein LOC105179364 codes for MAAFNLVMNLYGQSSSINVKMFVTTLTGKAQEWFTSLPPGSIKSHAQLMQKFTFHFASKRKQKRSATYLFTIRQRDNETLKNFMGTLNNKTLEVQDLRIDMMVSILIHGLKKGPFASALARDPPTDVEQLMRLAQKYIDQEEMNAIKDGEWLGSGDRGRDGDRVRGEGDKR; via the coding sequence ATGGCTGCCTTTAATTTAGTAATGAACTTGTATGGGCAATCAAGTTCCATTAATGTCAAGATGTTTGTCACCACACTCACGGGGAAGGCCCAGGAGTGGTTTACCAGCCTACCGCCCGGTAGCATAAAGTCGCACGCACAATTGATGCAGAAGTTCACCTTCCATTTCGCAAGTAAAAGGAAGCAAAAGAGATCTGCCACCTACCTATTCACCATTCGGCAGAGGGATAATGAGACATTGAAAAACTTTATGGGAACGCTCAACAATAAGACCTTGGAGGTACAGGATTTGAGAATAGACATGATGGTTAGTATCCTAATCCACGGTCTGAAGAAAGGGCCATTCGCCTCGGCACTAGCAAGGGATCCGCCAACGGATGTAGAGCAGCTGATGCGCTTGGCGCAGAAGTATATTGATCAAGAAGAAATGAACGCGATAAAAGATGGAGAATGGCTAGGCAGTGGGGATAGAGGTAGAGATGGAGATCGTGTGAGAGGAGAAGGAGATAAGAggtaa